CAGGGCGCGGGCGGGGGGCGGCAGAGGTGGCGGCACGTCGTAGGGTAGCGTTAGCGGGGAAGCTGCTGCACGAAGCTAACCACCGCCTGCCGAAACCGCACGGGCTGCTCCAAAAACGAGTTGTGCTTGCCGGGTAGTACCACTACCTGCTGCTTCGGAAACCGGAAGGTGCGCGGGCCGGCTCCGGTGATGTGGTCGTCCTGGCCCACGATGACCAGCACGGGCAGGGTAATGGTGGCCGTCGTGGGCACATAGTCGCGGCCGTAGTCGGGCAACTGGCCGCTGAACACCTGGGTGGCAAAGTCGCGGTTGGGGGTGGCGGGGCCGCCCTGGGTCAGGCGGCCGGCGCGGGCGGCCAGCGTGTCGGAGGAAAACTGGAGCTGGTAGGCCAGCTTTTGCTGCTGAAGCGCGCCCATCACCATGCCCACGCGCTGCATGGCCGGCAAAGTGGGGGCAGGCCGAGCGGCGGGTGGCAGCAGCGAGGCGCCGTACTGCGCGGTGCTATCCAGGGACGCTACCGGATTAAGGACGGCATTCAGCAGCACCAGCCCCTGCACCCGCTGCGGATGGGCCGCAGCGTAGGCCGTGGCTATGGTAGCCCCAAAAGAATGGGCCATCACCACCCAGCGCTCCAGGCCCAGGTGCTGGCGCAGCTCCTCCAAATCCTGCACCATGCGCGCCATGGAGTAGTTGGGGCGGCGGGGACTACTGGAACGACAGCTGCCGCGCTGGTCGAAGTAAATCAGGCGCAGCGGGTCTTCGAGGCGGTGGCCGCCGAGCTTCTCAAACGAGTAGCTGCCTGCTCCTGGCCCGCCGTGCACAAACACGCAGGGCGTGCCCCGCCCCGCCACCCGCACGTGCAGCCGCACCGAGTCGGAGGTGAGCAGAGTAAAGGAGCCGTTGGTGAGCGGGGCCGGCCGGTTTTGGGCGGCGAGGGGGGCCGAAAGCAGCAGACACAGCGCGGCAAACCAGAAACACAGGCGAGAGAAGCGGAAGGCAGTCATGGCAAGGGAAACGTGTGGTGGAAGACTAGACGAAGCCGCAGTGGCGAATCAAACATCCCCAAAATCCGCCGGCGAAAACAGCCCAAACGAGGTCAAGCAGCCAGGTAGCGGGGTGAAGCGGTAAAGGCGAACCGTGAAGCTGCTGTAATCAGCTGCAAGCTGTAAGCCTCAAGCTGCAAGCTGTAAGCCTGAAGCTTGCAGCTTGAGGCTTACAGCTTGCAGCTGATGCTAACGCAGCGCCAGCAGTGGCTGGCCCGCCAGGGCCTGGGCAAACAGCGCCGCCACGAGTCCGGCGTAGGCTAGGGCACCCAGCCAGGTGAGCAGGGCGGCCCGGCGCGGGAGGTGGCGGCTTAGCCACCAGCCCAGCAGAGGCACCACCTGCAAGGCATGCAGG
This region of Hymenobacter sp. YIM 151500-1 genomic DNA includes:
- a CDS encoding alpha/beta fold hydrolase, which codes for MTAFRFSRLCFWFAALCLLLSAPLAAQNRPAPLTNGSFTLLTSDSVRLHVRVAGRGTPCVFVHGGPGAGSYSFEKLGGHRLEDPLRLIYFDQRGSCRSSSPRRPNYSMARMVQDLEELRQHLGLERWVVMAHSFGATIATAYAAAHPQRVQGLVLLNAVLNPVASLDSTAQYGASLLPPAARPAPTLPAMQRVGMVMGALQQQKLAYQLQFSSDTLAARAGRLTQGGPATPNRDFATQVFSGQLPDYGRDYVPTTATITLPVLVIVGQDDHITGAGPRTFRFPKQQVVVLPGKHNSFLEQPVRFRQAVVSFVQQLPR